In Solirubrobacterales bacterium, a single genomic region encodes these proteins:
- a CDS encoding lysyl oxidase family protein — translation MTGRGSRLRVSLVALSGFLMALAGVAALGPPSTVGESVAATAAGARVAGSGPCANPKSRAKLLCPDLKVAWPRDLAIDRTTRPGKALLRSTNDIRSRGLGPIELRGRRDRPRSMATMQAIRRRGGGYALYPSQMRLRFHNVGARYGGAYWKAALPLRFELWKIDGHRRRVRLARVGPKQFYCLRDLERTRPGRRSPRDPVYPACNQNPRIRKVTLGTSVGWSDIYPSTYDEQWINVTGLRGCFAYVLKVDPLDRMYELNERNNASQRIVRLPWRGNHKRGC, via the coding sequence ATGACGGGCCGGGGATCGAGGCTGAGGGTTTCGCTAGTCGCACTGTCCGGCTTCCTGATGGCGCTTGCGGGAGTGGCGGCGCTCGGCCCGCCGTCGACCGTGGGGGAGTCGGTGGCAGCCACCGCGGCCGGGGCCCGGGTGGCCGGGAGTGGTCCCTGTGCGAACCCGAAGTCCCGGGCGAAGCTGCTCTGTCCCGACCTGAAGGTCGCCTGGCCGCGTGACCTTGCGATCGATCGCACGACCAGGCCCGGCAAGGCGTTGCTGCGATCCACCAACGACATCCGCAGCCGGGGGCTCGGGCCGATCGAGCTTCGGGGCCGGCGCGACCGGCCGCGCAGCATGGCGACCATGCAGGCGATCCGCCGCCGGGGCGGTGGGTACGCGCTCTATCCGTCCCAGATGCGGCTGCGTTTCCACAACGTCGGTGCCCGCTACGGAGGGGCCTACTGGAAGGCGGCCCTGCCGCTTCGATTCGAACTCTGGAAGATCGACGGCCACCGAAGGAGGGTCAGGCTGGCCCGGGTCGGCCCCAAGCAGTTCTACTGCCTGCGGGACCTGGAACGGACCAGGCCCGGTCGCAGGTCGCCTCGCGACCCGGTCTACCCGGCGTGCAACCAGAATCCACGAATCCGCAAGGTGACCCTCGGAACCTCGGTTGGCTGGTCGGACATCTACCCGTCCACCTACGACGAACAGTGGATCAACGTGACCGGACTCCGGGGCTGCTTCGCCTACGTCCTCAAGGTTGATCCGCTGGACCGGATGTACGAACTGAACGAGAGAAACAACGCCTCCCAGCGAATCGTCCGCCTGCCCTGGCGCGGCAACCACAAGCGAGGCTGCTGA
- a CDS encoding glycosyltransferase family 2 protein yields MIPDLQFASTFPGQLTALRSSGLVVGLLICCFAFIRRRELRNADVLILLAAGIGLAIVAGTELADRLLSALSFERGNGGRILGLAVFAILALFLMAVRALSVGSRNSRQISAVLEGIASEQFRIDDRRKLFKGRIAVVIPAYNEADNIAHVLEQIPAEVCGVETAVLVVDDGSRDGTEEVAAACGATVARHVVNRGGGAALRTGYRLMVDAEAAIVVTLDADGQHLPAEMPRLVKPVLEGEADVAHGSRVLGHAEQNHFARELGIVFFNRVVSFITRTHVTDCSNGYRAVRTSVLPQLVLKQEQFHTSEFMIEAIKRDVPAIEVPVTVEKRLHGTSKKPAVLRYGMGFTNAILRTWLR; encoded by the coding sequence TTGATCCCAGACCTCCAGTTCGCCTCGACCTTTCCCGGCCAGCTCACCGCGCTCCGATCCAGCGGTCTGGTCGTGGGTCTGCTGATCTGCTGTTTTGCGTTTATCCGCCGACGGGAGCTCCGCAACGCCGACGTCCTGATCCTGCTCGCCGCCGGGATCGGACTGGCGATCGTCGCCGGAACCGAGCTCGCCGACCGGCTGCTTTCGGCCCTCTCCTTCGAGCGAGGAAACGGCGGCCGGATCCTCGGACTGGCCGTGTTTGCGATCCTGGCGCTCTTCCTGATGGCGGTGCGGGCACTTTCGGTCGGGTCCCGCAACTCGCGGCAGATCTCGGCGGTGCTCGAGGGAATCGCCTCGGAGCAGTTCCGGATCGACGATCGTCGCAAGCTCTTCAAGGGCAGGATCGCGGTGGTCATACCGGCCTACAACGAGGCCGACAACATCGCCCATGTACTTGAACAGATCCCCGCGGAGGTCTGCGGCGTGGAGACTGCGGTGCTGGTGGTCGATGACGGTTCCCGCGACGGCACCGAGGAGGTGGCCGCCGCCTGTGGCGCCACGGTCGCCCGGCATGTGGTCAATCGTGGCGGCGGCGCCGCCCTCAGGACCGGCTATCGACTGATGGTGGACGCCGAGGCCGCGATCGTGGTCACCCTTGACGCGGACGGTCAGCACCTGCCGGCCGAGATGCCGCGACTGGTCAAGCCGGTGCTCGAAGGCGAGGCAGATGTCGCCCACGGCTCCCGGGTCCTGGGCCACGCCGAGCAGAACCACTTCGCCCGGGAGCTCGGCATCGTCTTCTTCAACCGGGTGGTCTCCTTCATCACCCGCACCCACGTGACCGACTGTTCCAACGGCTACCGTGCGGTTCGCACCTCGGTCCTTCCGCAACTCGTCCTCAAGCAGGAGCAGTTCCACACCTCGGAGTTCATGATCGAAGCGATCAAACGGGACGTTCCCGCGATCGAAGTCCCGGTCACGGTCGAGAAGCGACTCCACGGAACCTCGAAGAAGCCTGCCGTCCTCCGCTACGGAATGGGTTTCACCAACGCCATCCTCCGAACCTGGCTCCGCTGA
- a CDS encoding NAD(P)/FAD-dependent oxidoreductase, translating into MAWNIVIAGGGFAGASVARELERLLPQQSARLALVNDVNFLLYTPFLPEAAAGTLEPRHVVTPLREIVKRTNLRLGVVDSHDPATRTVEVKSHHGTVDRLSYDHLVLAPGSISRLLPIPGLSEFGIGFKSLSDATYLRNRVIETLEMANATEDTALRDELLTYVFVGGGYAGLEALAELQDFAADAMQHYPRARLHGMRWVLIDAAERVMPEIDPDLAQYAVQQLRGRGIDIKLSTTLTEVTANSATISTGETMPTRTVVWTAGVAPSPGLKNMAVPLDEGGRIPVDSSLRVEGMDGVWALGDAAAVPDPNGGICPPTAQHAVRQAKVAAANIAAAVGIGEPRIFNYRSQAAFVNLGRYKAVGKIGDRTFHGLPAWWMARSYHMSQIPGAGRKIRAVLDWTASLPFARDLSEVGEIGRPGDLDPRHYERGGTHRPISPLE; encoded by the coding sequence ATGGCTTGGAACATCGTGATCGCCGGAGGCGGCTTTGCCGGCGCTTCGGTTGCCCGTGAACTTGAGCGCCTCCTGCCTCAGCAGTCGGCCCGGCTGGCTCTGGTCAACGACGTCAACTTTCTGCTCTACACCCCGTTTCTGCCCGAAGCCGCGGCCGGAACCCTGGAACCGCGGCACGTGGTCACCCCGCTGCGTGAAATCGTCAAGCGGACCAACCTGCGTCTGGGGGTGGTGGACAGCCACGATCCGGCGACCCGTACGGTCGAGGTCAAGTCCCATCACGGCACGGTCGACCGGCTCAGCTACGACCATCTGGTCCTCGCACCCGGATCGATCTCGCGGCTGCTGCCGATCCCCGGACTGAGCGAGTTCGGGATCGGCTTCAAGAGCCTTTCCGACGCCACCTATCTCCGCAACCGGGTGATCGAGACCCTGGAGATGGCGAACGCAACCGAGGACACGGCGCTGCGTGACGAGCTGCTCACCTACGTGTTCGTCGGTGGCGGCTACGCCGGGCTGGAAGCGCTGGCCGAGCTTCAGGACTTTGCCGCCGATGCGATGCAGCACTACCCCCGGGCCCGGCTTCACGGGATGCGGTGGGTCCTGATCGACGCAGCCGAACGGGTGATGCCCGAGATCGACCCGGATCTGGCGCAGTACGCGGTCCAGCAGCTGCGAGGACGCGGTATCGACATCAAGCTTTCGACCACCCTGACCGAGGTGACCGCGAACTCGGCCACGATCTCGACCGGCGAGACGATGCCGACCCGGACGGTGGTCTGGACCGCCGGGGTCGCTCCCAGTCCGGGTCTGAAGAACATGGCGGTGCCGCTGGATGAAGGAGGTCGAATCCCGGTTGATTCCTCCCTGCGAGTGGAGGGGATGGACGGAGTCTGGGCGCTCGGCGATGCGGCCGCGGTTCCCGATCCGAACGGTGGGATCTGTCCACCGACCGCCCAGCATGCGGTCCGCCAGGCCAAGGTTGCCGCCGCCAACATCGCGGCCGCGGTCGGGATCGGCGAGCCCCGCATCTTCAACTACCGCAGCCAGGCCGCCTTCGTGAACCTCGGTCGTTACAAAGCGGTCGGCAAGATCGGTGATCGCACCTTCCACGGACTGCCGGCGTGGTGGATGGCCCGCTCGTACCACATGAGCCAGATCCCCGGAGCGGGCCGCAAGATTCGGGCTGTACTCGACTGGACCGCCAGCCTGCCCTTTGCCCGTGACCTCTCGGAGGTCGGTGAGATCGGCCGTCCCGGGGATCTCGATCCGCGGCACTACGAGCGAGGCGGCACCCACCGACCGATCTCGCCACTGGAGTAA
- the ilvN gene encoding acetolactate synthase small subunit: MQATDLMRLEDLEAHRSYSDRKHVLSIQVENRPGVLARIAGLFSRRGFNIDTLAVGPTSDPDISRVTLTLDGAVHPIDQVTKQLHKLVNVIKIRDMEPEGTVARELALFKVSAAVENRAEIVQFAEIFRAKIVDVSRRALIVEVTGSHDKIQAFESMLRPHGLLEMVRTGEVALARGGE, from the coding sequence ATGCAGGCAACCGATCTGATGCGGCTCGAAGACCTTGAGGCGCACCGCTCGTACTCCGATCGCAAGCACGTCCTCTCGATCCAGGTCGAGAACCGGCCCGGTGTGCTGGCCCGGATCGCCGGACTGTTCTCGCGCCGCGGGTTCAACATCGACACCCTGGCGGTCGGACCGACCTCCGACCCGGACATCTCCCGGGTCACGCTGACCCTCGACGGCGCGGTCCACCCGATCGATCAGGTCACCAAACAGCTGCACAAGCTGGTCAACGTGATCAAGATCCGGGACATGGAGCCGGAGGGAACGGTGGCCCGTGAGCTGGCCCTGTTCAAGGTTTCGGCCGCGGTCGAGAACCGGGCCGAGATCGTGCAGTTCGCGGAGATCTTCCGGGCCAAGATCGTCGACGTCTCCCGTCGGGCGCTGATCGTCGAGGTCACCGGATCTCACGACAAGATTCAGGCTTTCGAGAGCATGCTTCGTCCGCACGGTCTGCTCGAGATGGTTCGCACCGGCGAGGTCGCCCTCGCCCGCGGCGGCGAGTAG
- a CDS encoding glycosyltransferase family 39 protein codes for MRLVILFSILLFGLLLRADSAWQGAERNLPDSAAYERIAIGLHDRGQFDQGGRDVPAHPQAASNYSPGLPLLIAGWFDLTGENARTARLMLALISSLSIPLAWMLAGRLAPPSVRGPAEITAAAVAAFYPTVIADAGMFLTEPLAGTLIVGALLSMLKADEAGSQWAWIPPGILFGLTAMVRPEYLAIGLAAVAALFLAPGRRSLRPTAGPALIVVLSFVAIVAPWLITTSQSSGRPIPISTGAGQTLFTGSIQSSGGNPQEVAPAVLGANPALRAELLRQNRVSGEAAGSITPERIFSLLAERRFPGLPTDLALARMGRDNYLRALESDPVGLAGFLTAKSIRVWWRGRRDLTGSIPGRFLHWLIVALAAGGLALLARRRRPELWPILALTVGATVVGAILVASPRRSLALWPLIAALSGVGLAGAISLADASLARRRGPVASTGETSPLEPETPLTALASQGLTQK; via the coding sequence TTGAGGCTGGTAATCCTTTTCTCGATTCTTCTGTTCGGACTGCTGCTCCGGGCCGACTCCGCCTGGCAGGGGGCGGAGAGGAACCTGCCCGATTCCGCAGCCTACGAACGGATCGCCATCGGCCTCCACGATCGGGGACAGTTCGACCAGGGCGGCAGGGACGTCCCGGCCCACCCCCAGGCCGCCAGCAACTACAGCCCGGGTCTGCCGCTGCTGATCGCCGGGTGGTTCGATCTGACCGGTGAGAACGCCCGCACAGCCCGGCTGATGCTGGCGCTGATCTCGTCCCTCTCGATACCGCTCGCCTGGATGCTCGCCGGGCGGCTGGCCCCGCCATCGGTCCGGGGCCCGGCCGAGATCACGGCTGCAGCTGTAGCCGCCTTCTACCCGACGGTGATCGCCGACGCCGGAATGTTCCTGACCGAGCCACTCGCCGGCACCCTGATCGTCGGCGCCCTGCTCTCGATGCTGAAGGCAGACGAGGCCGGATCGCAGTGGGCATGGATTCCCCCCGGGATTCTGTTCGGGCTGACCGCGATGGTCCGTCCGGAGTATCTGGCGATCGGCCTGGCGGCAGTGGCCGCGCTCTTCCTCGCCCCGGGAAGACGGTCCCTGCGCCCCACCGCCGGACCGGCCCTGATCGTCGTCCTCTCCTTCGTCGCGATCGTCGCCCCCTGGCTGATCACCACGAGCCAGTCCAGCGGACGTCCGATCCCGATCTCGACCGGTGCGGGCCAGACCCTTTTCACCGGCAGCATCCAGTCTTCGGGTGGCAACCCGCAGGAAGTGGCTCCGGCAGTGCTGGGTGCCAATCCCGCGTTGCGGGCCGAACTCCTGCGCCAGAACAGGGTCAGTGGCGAAGCCGCCGGCTCGATCACCCCGGAACGGATCTTTTCGCTGCTCGCCGAACGCCGGTTTCCGGGCCTGCCGACCGATCTCGCCCTGGCCCGGATGGGGCGCGACAACTACCTCCGGGCGCTGGAATCCGACCCGGTGGGGCTGGCCGGTTTCCTCACCGCCAAGTCGATCCGGGTCTGGTGGCGAGGTCGCCGGGACCTGACCGGATCAATTCCGGGGCGGTTCCTCCACTGGCTGATCGTTGCTCTCGCCGCAGGCGGGCTGGCCCTGCTGGCTCGGCGCCGACGGCCCGAACTCTGGCCGATTCTGGCCCTGACCGTCGGGGCAACCGTGGTCGGGGCGATCCTGGTCGCCTCCCCCCGGCGCAGCCTCGCCCTCTGGCCGTTGATCGCCGCCCTCTCGGGGGTCGGGCTGGCCGGGGCGATCTCGCTTGCCGACGCAAGCCTCGCCCGCCGCCGTGGTCCCGTAGCCTCAACGGGAGAAACCTCCCCGCTGGAGCCGGAAACTCCGCTTACGGCGCTCGCTTCGCAAGGCCTGACCCAGAAATGA
- the ilvB gene encoding biosynthetic-type acetolactate synthase large subunit, which produces MRAADALFKSLEAEGVEHIFGIPGGANLPTYDALVDANLRHVQARHEQAAGHAAEGYAHASGRVGVAFGTSGPGATNLVTAIADAMMDSVPTVFVTGQVRTDLIGTDGFQEADVVGITMPIVKHSFLVTEPQQIPEYVHDAFHIASTGRPGPVLIDVPQDLARQEIEYSPPTEPIELPGYKPSVEGNLKQIRLAAKAMANSRRPVIYSGGGVILAEASSELRELCAGDNFPVTSTLMGLGAFPANSPQWLGMLGMHGTRAANYAMDEADLIIAIGARFDDRITGKLSEFAPNAKFIHIDVDPAEISKNIPAHIPIVGDAKAILPKLTREYRAIQTDSERLDGWWGRIHAWQKGYPLTYEPGQDGEVKPQFMIETLHKVTGGDAIVSSDVGQHQMWAAQYYGFNEPRRWINSGGLGTMGFGLPAALGAKVARPNEEVVCVTGDGSLIMNVQELATAVTEEIPVKVFLVNNGYMGMVRQWQELFWEGRYSGVDNGSSPDWVKLAEAFGASGLRCEDSADLEEMMRATLDHDGPALLDVRVSPRENCYPMIPAGNAARDMVG; this is translated from the coding sequence ATGAGAGCCGCAGACGCGCTGTTCAAGTCCCTGGAGGCCGAAGGTGTCGAGCACATCTTCGGGATTCCCGGAGGGGCAAACCTGCCCACCTACGACGCCCTTGTGGATGCCAACCTCCGTCACGTACAGGCCCGGCACGAACAGGCTGCCGGTCATGCCGCCGAAGGGTACGCACACGCCTCGGGCAGGGTCGGGGTCGCTTTCGGCACCTCCGGTCCCGGCGCGACGAACCTGGTGACCGCGATCGCCGACGCGATGATGGATTCGGTCCCGACCGTGTTCGTCACCGGGCAGGTCCGGACCGACCTGATCGGCACCGACGGCTTCCAGGAGGCGGACGTGGTCGGCATCACCATGCCGATCGTCAAGCACTCCTTCCTGGTGACCGAGCCGCAGCAGATCCCCGAGTACGTCCACGATGCATTCCACATCGCTTCGACCGGTCGACCCGGTCCGGTACTGATCGACGTCCCTCAGGATCTGGCCCGTCAGGAGATCGAGTACAGCCCGCCGACCGAGCCGATTGAACTGCCCGGCTACAAGCCGAGCGTCGAGGGCAACCTCAAGCAGATCCGGTTGGCGGCCAAGGCGATGGCGAACTCACGGCGTCCGGTGATCTACTCGGGAGGCGGGGTGATCCTGGCCGAGGCTTCGTCCGAGCTGCGCGAGCTCTGCGCCGGCGACAACTTCCCGGTCACATCGACCCTGATGGGTCTCGGAGCCTTCCCGGCGAACTCACCCCAGTGGCTCGGGATGCTCGGGATGCACGGCACCCGGGCGGCAAACTACGCGATGGACGAAGCCGACCTGATCATCGCGATCGGGGCCCGCTTCGACGACCGGATCACCGGCAAGCTCTCCGAGTTCGCCCCGAACGCCAAGTTCATTCACATCGACGTCGATCCGGCCGAGATCTCGAAGAACATCCCGGCTCACATTCCGATCGTCGGTGATGCCAAGGCGATCCTGCCGAAGCTGACCCGCGAGTACCGGGCGATCCAGACCGACAGCGAACGACTCGATGGCTGGTGGGGCCGGATTCACGCCTGGCAGAAGGGCTACCCGCTCACCTACGAGCCCGGCCAGGACGGCGAGGTAAAGCCACAGTTCATGATCGAGACCCTGCACAAGGTCACCGGCGGCGACGCGATCGTCAGCTCCGACGTCGGCCAGCACCAGATGTGGGCCGCCCAGTACTACGGCTTCAACGAGCCTCGCCGCTGGATCAACTCGGGCGGTCTTGGGACCATGGGATTCGGCCTGCCGGCCGCGCTCGGCGCCAAGGTGGCCAGGCCGAACGAGGAGGTCGTCTGCGTGACCGGGGACGGCAGCCTGATCATGAACGTCCAGGAACTGGCGACCGCGGTCACCGAAGAAATTCCGGTGAAGGTCTTCCTGGTCAACAACGGCTACATGGGCATGGTCCGGCAGTGGCAGGAACTGTTCTGGGAGGGCCGCTACAGCGGCGTCGACAACGGCTCCAGCCCGGACTGGGTCAAGCTGGCCGAGGCTTTCGGAGCGAGCGGCCTGCGCTGTGAAGACAGCGCCGACCTGGAGGAGATGATGCGGGCAACTCTGGATCACGACGGCCCGGCGCTGCTCGACGTTCGAGTCAGCCCCCGGGAGAACTGCTATCCGATGATTCCCGCCGGGAACGCGGCAAGGGACATGGTGGGCTGA
- a CDS encoding NAD-dependent epimerase/dehydratase family protein, which yields MRILILGGDGYLGWPTAMRFSNRGHDVMIVDNFARRQWHLAQSTDSLTPIASLEDRLDAWERVSGRRIEARVGTVEDGEFLDGVVADFRPETVIHYGQQPSAVYSMKSRQTAVETQRTNVIGTLNLLFSMREHVPDAHLVKLGTMGEYGTPNIDIEEGFIEIEHNGRKDTLPFPKLPASLYHASKVHDSTNIHLATRFWGLRATDLNQGVVYGIETDETALDPALATRFDYDETFGTVLNRFCVQAVIGHPLTVYGGGGQTRGFLNIKDTLRCVELATLTPADRGEFRVFNQFTEQFTVAELADLVQASAAEVGHQVDVERLPNPRVELEEHYFNASHQKLLDLGLEPHLLGHELVHSMLGIIDRNRDRVISRAIDPVTKWNPGELEGGLKMPEPEPLAATDA from the coding sequence ATGCGAATCCTGATTCTCGGTGGCGACGGCTACCTCGGTTGGCCTACGGCGATGCGGTTCTCAAACCGGGGGCACGACGTGATGATCGTCGACAACTTCGCCCGTCGGCAGTGGCACCTCGCCCAGTCGACCGACTCGCTGACCCCGATCGCGAGCCTCGAGGACAGGCTCGACGCCTGGGAGCGGGTTTCCGGCCGCCGGATCGAGGCGCGAGTCGGCACGGTCGAGGACGGTGAGTTTCTCGACGGGGTGGTGGCGGACTTCCGGCCGGAAACGGTGATCCATTACGGCCAGCAGCCATCCGCGGTCTACTCGATGAAGTCCCGCCAGACCGCGGTCGAGACCCAGCGGACCAACGTGATCGGCACCCTGAACCTGCTGTTCTCGATGCGGGAGCACGTGCCGGACGCCCATCTGGTCAAGCTCGGCACGATGGGCGAGTACGGCACGCCCAACATCGATATCGAGGAGGGTTTCATCGAGATCGAGCACAACGGCCGCAAGGACACGCTGCCTTTCCCGAAACTGCCGGCCTCGCTCTACCACGCCTCCAAGGTTCACGACTCGACCAACATCCATCTTGCCACCCGGTTCTGGGGGCTGCGAGCCACCGATCTGAACCAGGGCGTCGTTTACGGAATCGAGACCGACGAAACCGCACTCGACCCGGCGCTTGCCACCCGCTTCGACTACGACGAGACCTTCGGCACGGTGCTCAACCGGTTCTGTGTCCAGGCCGTGATCGGTCATCCCCTGACGGTGTACGGAGGCGGCGGTCAGACCCGTGGCTTTCTCAACATCAAGGACACGCTGCGCTGCGTCGAGCTGGCCACCCTCACCCCGGCCGATCGGGGTGAGTTCCGGGTGTTCAACCAGTTCACCGAGCAGTTCACGGTGGCCGAGCTGGCCGATCTGGTCCAGGCGTCGGCGGCCGAGGTCGGTCACCAGGTCGATGTCGAGCGGCTCCCCAACCCGCGAGTCGAGCTGGAGGAGCACTACTTCAATGCCTCGCACCAGAAGCTGCTGGACCTCGGGCTGGAGCCCCATCTGCTCGGTCACGAGCTGGTTCACTCGATGCTCGGGATCATCGACCGGAACCGCGACCGGGTCATTTCGAGGGCGATCGATCCAGTCACAAAGTGGAATCCGGGTGAGCTCGAGGGCGGTCTGAAGATGCCCGAGCCGGAGCCCCTGGCCGCTACCGATGCCTGA
- a CDS encoding isochorismate synthase, with protein MPSPLLDRAALGSLIEAGIERAADRGRATLVSVTVPVQCPDPAAVVFAGRRVGEPWFVTEQPDRRTAIAVLGSTRRVTATGPDRFREVAAECAHLSGEAVVLGEETPGPSSGPVWTGGFAFDDRGARTPAWSSFEAAAMTLPEISIQADPAGSSLTVNLMVGEGMDPARSAERITGRVDSLDRSDLGLLDPDPAVPVEVESVLGPEIYEGAVAAAIERIRSGEIEKVVLAREVIVRAGRTHDPAALFAALRRGFPSCFNFCVGTGYATFIGATPELLVRCAGRGVATVGLAGSTRRSSDAAVDAHLAQSLLDSPKDRAEHEVVVKRIVKTLSRESIWVEAAGEPEVIKVANVQHLGTPIYAQLGRPRTAIELAGMLHPTPAVGGEPWEKARRVMAELEDLDRGWYAGPVGWMDGAGDGEFCVALRSALLCDREARLFAGVGVMADSNPADELAETEIKLGALLPLLG; from the coding sequence TTGCCTTCACCCCTGCTTGATCGGGCGGCCCTCGGGAGCCTGATCGAAGCCGGGATCGAGCGGGCAGCCGACCGGGGCCGGGCCACCCTGGTCTCGGTGACCGTTCCGGTCCAGTGTCCGGACCCGGCCGCGGTTGTGTTCGCCGGACGTCGGGTCGGCGAACCCTGGTTTGTGACCGAGCAACCCGATCGCCGGACCGCGATCGCCGTACTGGGCTCCACCCGCCGGGTGACCGCGACCGGACCGGACCGCTTCCGCGAGGTGGCCGCCGAGTGTGCCCACCTTTCCGGGGAGGCGGTTGTCCTGGGGGAGGAAACCCCGGGCCCGTCATCGGGACCAGTCTGGACCGGTGGTTTCGCCTTCGACGATCGCGGCGCCCGGACCCCCGCCTGGTCGAGCTTCGAGGCGGCAGCGATGACCCTGCCGGAGATCTCGATCCAGGCCGATCCGGCGGGGAGCTCGCTGACCGTCAACCTGATGGTCGGTGAGGGGATGGACCCGGCTCGCAGCGCAGAACGAATCACGGGACGGGTGGACAGCCTGGACCGAAGCGACCTGGGGCTTCTGGACCCGGATCCGGCGGTGCCGGTCGAGGTCGAGAGTGTGCTCGGTCCGGAGATCTATGAGGGCGCGGTCGCCGCCGCGATCGAGCGGATCCGGTCGGGTGAGATCGAGAAGGTGGTGCTGGCCCGGGAGGTGATCGTGCGGGCGGGGCGGACCCACGATCCGGCCGCTCTCTTTGCCGCCCTCCGGCGCGGCTTTCCGTCCTGTTTCAATTTCTGTGTCGGGACGGGCTATGCGACCTTCATCGGGGCGACCCCGGAGCTCCTGGTCCGTTGTGCCGGGCGGGGTGTCGCGACCGTCGGACTGGCCGGGTCCACCCGAAGGAGCTCGGATGCGGCTGTGGATGCCCATCTGGCTCAGTCCCTGCTCGACAGTCCCAAGGACCGGGCCGAGCATGAGGTGGTAGTGAAACGGATCGTGAAGACACTCTCCCGGGAGAGCATCTGGGTCGAGGCTGCCGGGGAGCCGGAGGTGATCAAGGTGGCGAACGTTCAGCATCTCGGAACCCCGATCTACGCCCAGCTCGGTCGGCCGCGAACCGCGATCGAGCTGGCCGGAATGCTGCACCCGACCCCGGCGGTAGGAGGGGAGCCGTGGGAGAAGGCCCGCCGGGTGATGGCCGAGCTTGAGGATCTGGATCGCGGCTGGTATGCGGGCCCGGTCGGCTGGATGGACGGGGCCGGCGACGGCGAGTTCTGCGTTGCCCTGAGAAGCGCCCTCCTCTGCGACCGTGAGGCCCGTCTCTTTGCCGGGGTCGGAGTGATGGCTGATTCCAACCCCGCAGACGAGCTCGCCGAGACCGAGATCAAGCTGGGGGCACTCCTGCCCCTGCTCGGCTGA